The Candidatus Limnocylindrales bacterium genome includes the window AGATAAAACGACCGTCAATGAGTTGGGGAACTCCCGCATTGGGTTGAGCAGATAGTTTCATCGTACTAACCTTTGCCATTTCCGTCATGGCTTCTAACATAACCTGGGGTCCCACACTACAATTCCCTCCCACCACGTCGGCTCCCCACTCTTCCAAAGACTTAACGACTTTTGAAGGTCGATCACCCAAAAGGGTATTCCCGTCATCGCCAAAAGTCATCTGGGCCACTACCGGTAGATCACAAAGTTGCCGAACCACTTCAAGGGCCAGGCGAATCTCATGTAAGCTGGAAAAAGTCTCTAGAATAAAGAGATCCACACCGCCTTCCAACAAAGCTTCCGCCTGTTCTTTAAAAGCTTCTCGGGCTTCGGCCTGGGTTATTTTTCCTAAGGGTTCTACAGGTTTTCCCAGAGGTCCTATGGCACCCGCAATGAAGATACCCTTCCCGGCAACTTCCCGTGCAATACGCACAGCCTGGATATTGATATCCCGGACTTTATCTCCATAATTATGGCTATGAAGCTTAAATCGATTGGCACCAAAGGTATTGGTTTCCAGTATATCTACCCCGCAGGCAACATACTCTCGATGGACCTCTCGAACCAATTCCGGCATGGATAAATTAAGTTCATCAAAACACCGATTAATATAGATCCCCTTGGCATAAAGCATCGTTCCCATTGCCCCATCACAGAGAAGAACTTCATTATTTAAACGTTCCAGAAATAGATTCCTCATAGGTATTCCTCCGATCGATAGCTGGATTGGCTAACAGATCAGCCTGCTTATTATATATCGGATTTAGTATCATACATTGGGTTTAAGTAGTGGGCTTGTTTAAATAAGGGTCATCCGTGGAAAGATCGAACTGGATAAACTTGCGTGAGTTTATAAGCCAGTAAACGGGAATCAAATAGAATAGCCGACGTCGCTATATAAGTATTTAACAGGCCAGGATTTATATGTGAAGCACCCACGATCCCGATTAAAAATCGCTGTGTGCTTCTCACTTTGAGCTATATAAAAATCTCAAGCAGGTTGGACAACGAAGAAGTTTTTCCCGCGTTTTTACTTCTGCAAACATCTGAGGAGTTAAAGAGACATGACATCCCGTACAAATTCCGTTTTCTACGGCAGCAACTGCAATTCCGCCACGCACTCTTAAAAGTCGGATATATTCTTGAACCAGGCTTTTATCTGAAAGGGTTTCAAGTAAAGTCTGCTTTTCTTTTTGTACCCGTATCAGTTCTGCTTCAAGTCGAGCTTTATCAGCCTCTTTATCCTGGGTAAATTTTTTTATCTTTTCCTGCTCCGCCGCAACCTCTTTACTCACTCTGGCTACTTCTTTTTTTCTCATCTCGATTTCATCCAGGAGATATAAAATACGTTCTTCAATCATAGCGTTTTTGCTTTTAAGGGTATCTATCTCCAGTTGCAGGGCAGAGTATTCTTTATTGGTCTTTACCTGTAATAATTGATTACGATATTTACTGATTTGAGTTTCATTCCCTTCCAGTTCCAGTTCTAAGTTTCTACGCTCCTTTTCCATCTGTTGAACCTCAGCCTGGGCTTTTGCAACCCGTTGGGTTGACTGCTGGGCCTGCTGGCGGAGTGCTTCTATTTGTTTGGGAACCTCTGCTATTTCTTTCTCCAATTTGGACAGCGTTGAATCTAGAGCCTGTAACCGAATCAGCGTTGCGAGAGTTTCGTTAACCACGAAGGCCTCCTATAAAGCTTTAGAACAGAGATTTACAAAACGAAGGAATT containing:
- a CDS encoding C4-type zinc ribbon domain-containing protein, which gives rise to MVNETLATLIRLQALDSTLSKLEKEIAEVPKQIEALRQQAQQSTQRVAKAQAEVQQMEKERRNLELELEGNETQISKYRNQLLQVKTNKEYSALQLEIDTLKSKNAMIEERILYLLDEIEMRKKEVARVSKEVAAEQEKIKKFTQDKEADKARLEAELIRVQKEKQTLLETLSDKSLVQEYIRLLRVRGGIAVAAVENGICTGCHVSLTPQMFAEVKTREKLLRCPTCLRFLYSSK